The proteins below come from a single Drosophila kikkawai strain 14028-0561.14 chromosome 3R, DkikHiC1v2, whole genome shotgun sequence genomic window:
- the LOC108077630 gene encoding serine-aspartate repeat-containing protein F, translating into MSNLLYMDKSNGNGVYAVKPNMDNDNALMGASAATTTMTTSGAGAGAGAGTANNINIMNGAAAAAAASASGLPTSASSEDLSQSLSEYTDADESISAPTEFLAEFLSAVMLKDYKKALKYCKLILQYEPNNATAKEFYPLILDKLRAVATSSDSDENYNKSSSPDLALDLHASDVEADADGDDGGDADGDADVDADADGDSESSNNCSEEDNGWGDDEIDNVDVMDGEEESSSSGDDFELPIDDAGQDPAALAVHTPHSHTHSHSHNDSGSSRNSSSGGGGRSDNTTHSYSSLLLEEEDDIVPVSLHFGLKDNATTDLDVSNGNKVPSASCSDSESPTEPLTQRLAAILRSKCGVSGGTDEPY; encoded by the exons ATGTCAAAT CTTCTCTACATGGACAAATCGAATGGCAATGGCGTCTATGCGGTCAAGCCGAACATGGACAACGATAATGCCCTAATGGGAGCATCGGCTGCCACCACAACCATGACAACATCAGGTGCAGGAGCTGGTGCAGGTGCGGGCACGGCAAacaacataaacataatgaacggagctgctgccgctgcggcAGCTTCCGCTTCCGGCCTGCCCACTTCCGCCTCCAGTGAGGACCTCAGCCAGAGCCTGTCAGAGTACACGGACGCCGACGAGAGCATATCCGCGCCCACAGAGTTTCTGGCCGAG TTCCTGTCCGCCGTGATGCTGAAGGACTACAAAAAGGCATTGAAATACTGCAAATTGA TTCTCCAATACGAACCCAACAATGCCACGGCCAAGGAATTCTATCCGCTCATCCTGGACAAACTGAGGGCCG TGGCCACATCCAGCGACAGCGATGAAAACTACAATAAATCTTCATCGCCCGACCTGGCCCTGGACCTGCACGCCTCCGATGTGGAAGCAGATGCTGATGGCGACGACGGTGGCGATGCAGATGGAGATGCGGATGTGGATGCCGATGCAGATGGAGACAGCgagagcagcaacaactgctCCGAGGAGGATAATGGATGGGGTGACGACGAGATAGACAATGTGGATGTGATGGATGGCGAGGaggagagcagcagcagcggcgatGACTTTGAGCTGCCCATAGACGATGCTGGGCAGGATCCAGCAGCCCTGGCAGTACACACTCCCCACTCACATACTCATTCCCACTCCCACAACGATTCAGGATCCTCGAGGAATTCGTCCAGTGGCGGGGGCGGACGCAGCGACAACACCACGCACTCCTACTCCAGTTTGCTGCTGGAGGAAGAGGACGACATTGTCCCGGTTAGCCTCCATTTCGGTCTCAAGGATAACGCAACTACAGACCTGGATGTGAGCAATG GCAACAAAGTGCCCTCCGCCTCTTGCAGCGACTCGGAGTCCCCGACAGAACCGCTGACCCAGCGCCTGGCGGCCATCCTGCGCTCCAAGTGCGGTGTATCCGGCGGCACCGATGAACCCTATTAA
- the put gene encoding activin receptor type-2B: protein MANKYDLLLYLTAQLLLACCLIGIQGSILPEGHHNIACEHFDEKMCNTSQDCETRIEHCQVEQDKFPSCYVLWSTNETTGAMRIKMKGCFTYMHECNQTECVTGEPRQENIFFCCCKGSRCNSDHKYIKTTTEATTQVPKEKTQDDSNLMYIYIGTSIFSVLMVVVGMGLFLYRRRKQAHFNEIPTHEAEITNASPLLCNRPIQLLEQKASGRFGDVWQAKLHGQDVAVKIFRMQEKESWTAENDIYKLPRMRHPNILEFLGVEKHMDKPEYWLISTYQHNGSLCDYLKSHTITWPELCRIAESMANGLAHLHEEIPGSKTEGLKPSIAHRDFKSKNVLLKGDLTACIADFGLAMIFQPGKSCGDTHGQVGTRRYMAPEVLEGAINFNRDAFLRIDVYACGLVLWEMVSRCDIAGPVGEFQLPFEAELGQRPTLDEVQESVVMKKLRPRLLPAWRAHQGLNVFCDTMEECWDHDAEARLSSSCVMERFAQLNKYPSAQLLIKNITNIDDAKESTNCL from the exons ATGGCCAACAAATACGATCTGCTGCTTTATCTAACGGCGCAGCTTTTACTGG CCTGCTGCCTTATTGGGATCCAAGGTTCAATCCTACCCGAGGGACACCACAACATCGCCTGCGAGCACTTTGACGAGAAGATGTGCAACACATCCCAGGACTGTGAAACGCGGATCGAGCACTGCCAGGTGGAGCAGGACAAGTTCCCCAGCTGCTATGTGCTCTGGAGCACCAACGAGACTACGG GCGCTATGCGAATCAAGATGAAGGGCTGCTTCACATACATGCACGAGTGCAATCAGACGGAGTGCGTGACCGGGGAGCCGCGACAGGAGAACAtcttcttctgctgctgcaagGGATCGCGCTGCAATTCCGAccacaaatatattaaaaccaCAACAGAGGCAACCACGCAAG TGCCCAAAGAGAAGACGCAGGATGACAGCAATTTGATGTACATTTACATTGGCACCTCCATCTTCAGCGTGCTCATGGTCGTGGTGGGCATGGGCCTGTTTCTGTACCGACGCCGCAAGCAGGCGCACTTTAATGAGATACCCACG CACGAGGCGGAGATCACCAATGCCTCACCACTGCTGTGCAATCGCCCCATTCAGCTGCTGGAGCAGAAGGCCAGCGGCCGGTTCGGTGATGTGTGGCAGGCCAAGCTGCATGGCCAGGATGTTGCCGTCAAGATCTTCCGCATGCAGGAGAAGGAGTCGTGGACTGCGGAGAATGACATCTATAAGCTACCGCGTATGCGACACCCCAACATCCTCGAGTTTCTGGGCGTGGAGAAGCACATGGACAAGCCGGAATACTGGCTGATATCCACGTACCAGCACAATGGATCGCTGTGCGACTACCTCAAGTCGCACACCATCACCTGGCCGGAGTTGTGCCGCATTGCCGAGTCCATGGCCAATGGACTGGCCCATTTGCATGAGGAGATTCCGGGTTCAAAAACAGAAGGTCTTAAGCCGTCGATAGCCCACCGGGACTTTAAGTCGAAGAATGTGCTGCTCAAGGGCGATCTTACAGCCTGCATAGCGGACTTTGGACTGGCTATGATCTTCCAGCCGGGCAAGTCATGCGGCGACACTCACGGCCAGGTGGGCACCCGTCGCTACATGGCGCCGGAGGTGCTCGAGGGTGCCATTAATTTCAATCGAGATGCGTTTTTACGCATAGATGTCTACGCCTGCGGCTTGGTTCTCTGGGAGATGGTGTCGCGGTGTGACATCGCTGGGCCTGTGGGCGAGTTCCAGCTTCCATTCGAGGCGGAGCTGGGCCAACGACCCACGCTGGACGAAGTCCAGGAGAGCGTGGTGATGAAGAAGCTGCGCCCGCGGCTGCTCCCCGCCTGGCGAGCCCATCAG GGTCTAAATGTGTTCTGCGACACCATGGAGGAGTGCTGGGACCACGACGCCGAGGCGCGTCTTAGCTCGTCGTGCGTTATGGAGCGTTTTGCGCAGCTCAACAAGTATCCATCAGCCCAGCTGCTGATCAAGAACATAACCAACATTGACGATGCCAAGGAGTCAACAAACTGCTTATAG
- the His4r gene encoding histone H4 yields the protein MTGRGKGGKGLGKGGAKRHRKVLRDNIQGITKPAIRRLARRGGVKRISGLIYEETRGVLKVFLENVIRDAVTYTEHAKRKTVTAMDVVYALKRQGRTLYGFGG from the exons ATGACTGGACGCGGCAAGGGAGGCAAAGGATTGGGAAAGGGAGGCGCCAAGCGTCATCGCAAGGTGCTCCGTGATAACATCCAGGGCATCACCAAGCCCGCTATTCGCCGCTTGGCCCGTCGCGGCGGTGTGAAGCGTATCTCCGGCTTGATTTATGAGGAGACTCGCGGTGTGCTCAAG GTCTTCCTTGAGAACGTTATCCGCGATGCTGTCACCTACACGGAGCACGCCAAGCGCAAGACCGTAACCGCCATGGATGTGGTCTATGCCCTCAAGCGCCAGGGACGCACCCTCTACGGCTTTGGCGGCTAA
- the LOC108077591 gene encoding very long chain fatty acid elongase F-like, with protein MIEILNMTSSGDPVQLPLMGSPWSTLIILSAYLLIALKPGRKFMENREPFDLRGVIKVYNLVQILYNSLMLACGLYFLIFLKAYDLSCVHRLPLDHEHKNWERVLAYAYYFNKYMDLAETIFFLLRKKFRQITFLHVFHHFNLALFGYFYMTFSGYGGVMFPVCLLNVAVHIIMYTYYYLSSVSTKVQASLWWKKYITIVQLVQFLLGFIYFSNTLRRPNCDVSQTVIYPGMLLQISFFVLFGNFYVRAYILPGRKQSRRKML; from the exons ATGATTGAAATTCTTAACATGACTAGTTCAGGAGATCCCGTTCAGTTACCACTCATGGGCAGTCCCTGGTCCACGTTGATTATACTCTCGGCTTACCTGCTCATTGCGCTGAAGCCAGGAAGGAAGTTCATGGAGAACCGAGAGCCATTCGATCTGAGAGGCGTAATCAAGGTCTACAATCTAGTACAAATCTTGTACAACAGTCTGATGTTGGCATGT GGCCTTTactttctaatatttttgaagGCCTACGACCTAAGTTGCGTCCACAGATTGCCCCTGGATCACGAACACAAAAACTGGGAGCGCGTGCTCGCATATGCGTATTACTTCAACAAGTACATGGACCTGGCCGAGaccattttctttttgttgcgAAAGAAGTTTAGGCAGATAACATTTCTGCACGTATTTCACCATTTCAACTTAGCCCTGTTTGGATACTTTTACATGACTTTCAGCGGGTATGGCGGTGTCATGTTCCCCGTGTGCCTTCTAAATGTGGCGGTGCACATTATCATGTACACCTACTATTACCTGTCCTCGGTCAGTACGAAGGTTCAGGCCAGTCTGTGGTGGAAGAAGTACATCACCATCGTCCAGTTAGTTCAGTTCCTTCTGGGGTTCATATACTTTAGCAACACCTTAAGGCGGCCCAACTGCGATGTTTCGCAAACGGTGATATATCCGGGAATGTTATTGCAGATCTCATTCTTCGTGCTATTCGGCAACTTCTATGTACGCGCCTACATACTGCCAGGCAGGAAACAGTCCCGACGGAAAATGCTGTAA
- the LOC108077773 gene encoding protein Cep78 homolog, translating into MSVARTVQPKGNTNELARKTVLVSLPPVVKKSSKSRSFHFRYLELCRAKNLAPVPEIRTKSNATTTYLELCGDKLAVSDWLLLTEALHHDLVLQQLVVRLRRSYPQSNIDPIDTEKRARLFRQRPVIFTRFIFGSLIQAIANCVSSNKNLSVLKLEGLPLQDGYIETIAKSLADNECLETVSFSKSNIGDRGCEVVCNTAKYLNRIETFDLSECGLTSKGAEHVADMMRMQKITRFSEGWEKSLRYRSVDVNTIGGLRTILLANNPELGDDGVQMIAEVLKEDAWIKKIDMEGCGLTDVGANMILDCLALNTAITEFNVRNNEGISKFLLRSIRDQLGEPAEEKQEPEYDLSCVNGLQSLPKNKKVTVSQLLSHIKTLEEQLSFERTLRKKAEMLNKKLSYQLMNTNSHNVVHEKGMESAGHSHMANEFVRIETPPEVVKDSQSYRQTHFNRLVNSAVTSPEVSPRSDMGTLRKDEQLQQQMHHQLKQQSPTHMQMQRPSLDHQHAHQSPTHIHPSLDQQLRTLHEVEDVEPPEESPSETEESTFEEQQYQQQSTHRKQLQVRKVRSEIKYVETNTKDSKAKKHESKSDHEFANERDFKLNPAVQFETDIGDSAMVSSGKRYDGPGDTNYEYTYEREQHMVKRGYENGYVGDNCGRSIPKPSGLAEALAQKRGAGGTYGSGGGDGHVAQFVNSLERRTNANVKMAKKRHKTKTEESLLQVQVNEMHMESYMSNYEELCSTDTTVDNSDNSDTETTDATLRPGGSETSSGKFTPVQVFTRRKHSEGSVSLPQADSGGDGDAGGRDQNLSPRSAFLSMQQPKRESCS; encoded by the exons ATGTCAGTGGCCCGTACGGTGCAGCCGAAAGGCAACACCAATGAACTGGCAAGGAAGACCGTGCTGGTGTCCCTGCCGCCGGTGGTGAAGAAATCGAGCAAGAGCCGGTCGTTTCACTTCCGTTACCTGGAGCTGTGCCGGGCCAAGAACTTGGCACCGGTGCCGGAAATCCGCACCAAGTCAAATGCTACCACCACCTACCTGGAGCTATGCGGTGACAAGCTGGCCGTCAGCGATTGGCTGCTCCTTACCGAGGCTTTGCACCACGACCTggtgctgcagcagctggtgGTGCGTCTGCGTCGCAGCTATCCACAAT CCAACATTGACCCCATTGACACAGAGAAGCGTGCCAGGCTCTTCCGTCAGCGACCTGTAATCTTTACGCGTTTCATCTTTGGGAGCCTGATCCAGGCGATTGCCAACTGCGTTTCGAGCAACAAAAATCTGAGTGTGCTTAAGCTGGAGGGGCTGCCGCTGCAGGATGGCTATATAGAAACAATTGCCAAG TCACTGGCCGACAATGAGTGCCTGGAGACGGTGAGCTTTTCCAAGTCCAACATCGGTGACCGGGGCTGCGAGGTGGTCTGCAACACGGCCAAGTACCTAAATCGCATCGAGACATTCGACCTTTCCGAGTGCGGCCTGACCTCCAAGGGAGCTGAGCATGTGGCTGATATGATGAGG ATGCAAAAGATCACTCGTTTCAGCGAGGGCTGGGAGAAGTCGCTGCGGTATCGCAGCGTGGACGTAAACACCATTGGAGGACTCCGCACCATCTTGCTGGCCAATAATCCAGAGCTGGGCGATGATGGTGTCCAAATGATAGCCGAGGTCCTCAAGGAGGATGCCTGGATAAAGA AAATCGACATGGAGGGCTGCGGGCTTACGGATGTGGGTGCCAATATGATCCTGGATTGCCTTGCACTCAACACGGCCATCACCGAGTTCAATGTACGCAACAATGAGGGCATCAGCAAGTTCCTGCTCCGCAGCATCCGTGATCAACTCGGTGAACCCGCCGAGGAGAAACAGGAGCCGGAGTACGACCTTAGCTGTGTTAATGGGCTGCAGAGTTTGCCCAAGAACAAGAAGGTGACCGTATCCCAGCTGCTGAGTCACATCAAGACACTGGAGGAGCAGCTTTCCTTCGAGCGGACGCTGCGCAAGAAGGCGGAGATGCTGAACAAGAAGCTCAGCTACCAGCTAATGAACACAAATTCACACAACGTGGTACACGAGAAGGGTATGGAGTCGGCAGGCCATTCGCATATGGCCAACGAATTTGTACGCATTGAGACCCCACCAGAGGTGGTCAAGGA TTCCCAGAGCTACCGCCAGACGCACTTCAACCGGCTGGTGAACAGTGCTGTCACCAGTCCGGAGGTCTCACCCCGCAGCGATATGGGCACACTGCGCAAGGATGAGCAGCTGCAACAGCAAATGCATCATCAGCTCAAGCAGCAATCTCCCACTCACATGCAGATGCAGCGTCCGTCCTTGGATCACCAGCACGCACATCAGTCCCCAACTCACATACATCCATCCTTGGATCAGCAGTTAAGGACCTTGCACGAGGTGGAGGATGTGGAGCCGCCAGAAGAAAGTCCATCGGAGACGGAGGAGTCGACATTCGAGGAGCAGCAAtaccagcagcagagcacaCACCGCAAGCAGCTCCAGGTGCGCAAGGTGCGCAGCGAAATAAAGTATGTGGAGACCAACACGAAGGATAGCAAAGCCAAGAAGCACGAGTCCAAGTCGGATCACGAGTTTGCCAACGAGCGTGAT TTCAAGCTCAATCCTGCCGTGCAGTTTGAGACGGACATTGGTGACAGTGCCATGGTGAGTTCTGGCAAGCGTTACGACGGCCCCGGGGATACAAACTACGAGTATACCTACGAGAGGGAGCAGCACATGGTAAAGCGGGGCTATGAGAACGGTTACGTGGGGGATAACTGCGGCCGGAGCATTCCGAAACCCTCAGGACTTGCGGAAGCTCTGGCTCAAAAGCGTGGCGCGGGTGGTACCTATGGCTCTGGCGGTGGTGATGGCCATGTGGCACAGTTTGTCAACAGTTTGGAGCGCAGGACCAACGCCAATGTCAAGATGGCCAAAAAGCGGCATAAAACCAAGACAGAGGAGTCGTTGCTACAAGTACAGGTCAACGAGATGCACATGGAGAGCTATATGTCCAACTACGAGGAGCTCTGCTCCACCGATACCACTGTGGACAATTCCGACAACTCGGACACGGAAACCACGGATGCAACGTTACGCCCCGGTGGCTCTGAAACTAGTTCCGGAAAGTTCACTCCCGTGCAGGTCTTTACGCGACGCAAGCACTCCGAAGGTAGTGTGTCATTGCCACAGGCGGATAGTGGCGGCGACGGTGATGCAGGTGGCAGGGATCAGAACCTATCACCGCGCTCCGCCTTTCTGTCGATGCAGCAACCGAAGCGGGAATCGTGCTCGTAG